A genomic region of Chlorobaculum parvum NCIB 8327 contains the following coding sequences:
- a CDS encoding mechanosensitive ion channel domain-containing protein, with product MLEKLISFGPFIATVTVIGGLLWGVHWLLIKRHPDFGSERKFSRQLIILGLTIIGIIVSVLVLPMSDSSRNQLLTLIGLILSGLFAFSSSTVIANLMGGVLMRITTPFRVGDFIRIGDHFGRVSERGLFDTEIQTEARELISLPNSYCISNPVTTTRSSGTIISSSLSLGYDLDHRQIESLLIEAAKTSGLVEPFVHIVELGNFSVAYRVSGLLEDPKYLISARSKLYASVLDTLHSKGIEIMSPTFMNQRQLSDKEKIIPSTHVAVPKTGKHESSAEDIVFDKAEKAEKLEKEKQQIRQEIEKLEALLKEVSDEEEKTAKQEAIKQLEERLKALEETPKEEEGEKGNVEPDDSIVADTINPSIQR from the coding sequence ATGCTTGAAAAACTCATATCATTCGGGCCGTTTATAGCCACGGTTACCGTTATTGGCGGACTCCTGTGGGGAGTGCATTGGCTGCTTATCAAACGGCATCCAGACTTCGGCAGTGAGCGCAAGTTTTCGCGTCAGCTCATTATACTCGGGTTGACTATTATTGGAATCATTGTCTCCGTTCTTGTGCTGCCCATGAGCGATAGTTCACGCAATCAATTGCTTACATTGATTGGACTTATACTGTCGGGACTTTTTGCTTTCTCTTCTTCGACGGTCATTGCGAATCTCATGGGTGGGGTGTTGATGCGAATCACCACGCCGTTCAGAGTCGGTGATTTTATTCGCATCGGCGACCATTTTGGCAGGGTATCCGAGCGAGGATTGTTCGACACCGAAATCCAGACTGAAGCTCGTGAACTTATCTCTTTGCCGAACTCCTACTGCATTTCGAACCCTGTCACGACAACCCGGAGCTCGGGCACCATTATCTCGTCGTCGCTCTCGTTGGGCTACGATCTGGATCATCGACAAATCGAATCCTTACTGATCGAAGCTGCTAAAACGAGTGGTCTGGTCGAGCCATTCGTTCATATTGTGGAGTTAGGCAACTTTTCGGTTGCCTATCGCGTGTCGGGTTTGCTTGAGGATCCCAAATACCTTATTTCAGCGCGTTCAAAACTTTATGCCAGTGTGCTGGATACGCTGCATAGCAAGGGAATCGAAATCATGTCGCCCACCTTCATGAACCAGCGCCAGCTCAGCGATAAAGAAAAAATTATCCCGTCAACTCATGTTGCCGTGCCAAAAACCGGGAAGCACGAGTCCTCAGCCGAAGACATCGTTTTTGACAAAGCCGAAAAAGCGGAAAAGCTTGAGAAGGAAAAGCAGCAAATCAGGCAAGAGATCGAAAAGCTGGAAGCTTTGTTAAAAGAGGTGAGTGACGAGGAAGAGAAAACGGCCAAGCAGGAAGCAATCAAGCAATTGGAGGAGCGTCTGAAAGCGCTTGAAGAGACTCCGAAGGAAGAGGAGGGGGAAAAGGGGAATGTAGAGCCGGACGACTCTATAGTTGCTGATACCATTAATCCCTCCATTCAACGTTGA
- a CDS encoding ABC transporter permease encodes MKAEFYIARRFAFKPRSHSKPTFIVFASALGIAVGTAALILTLSIVNGFSSVIEGKLIRFTSHLQVRQADGRLFYETRRDRQTLNGVPGIAETYPFLELNVMLKSRNQSRGDGGGIAPAQIRGITPEEARKFLGGAESGLWQALDGTDAEADGALPVMCGKALAEQLGIKTGDRLMIVGVDGGANGSALSGAQSVVELLSGLDLQVARVAGIYNTGLTEGFDDLVVFAGLGRLQALYHPGMISGYEANVTDLRNLDAISAQVTEALGYPFYSYTVYQRYSNLFEWLKLQKNITPLLIVTITVVAVFNIVSTLLVLIIEKTKEIGMLSALGLEPGGISRVFMGQALMIALVGIGTGNLLALGLSLFELHFHLIKLPEESYFVSQVPIQIDPMNYLLVSAAVALLTLLFAFIPSRVAASLRPSTALTV; translated from the coding sequence GTGAAAGCCGAGTTCTATATTGCCCGTCGATTTGCGTTCAAGCCGCGGTCGCATTCGAAGCCGACCTTTATTGTGTTTGCTTCAGCGCTGGGCATTGCGGTCGGGACGGCGGCGCTGATTTTGACGTTGTCTATCGTCAACGGGTTTTCATCCGTCATCGAAGGCAAGCTCATCCGGTTTACGTCGCATCTTCAGGTGCGGCAGGCGGATGGGCGTCTTTTTTACGAGACTCGCCGAGATCGCCAGACGTTGAACGGCGTGCCGGGCATTGCTGAAACTTACCCGTTCCTCGAACTGAACGTGATGCTCAAGAGCCGGAACCAGTCGCGCGGTGACGGCGGTGGCATTGCGCCCGCGCAGATTCGGGGGATCACGCCGGAGGAGGCCCGGAAATTTCTCGGCGGTGCAGAGAGCGGTTTGTGGCAGGCGCTGGATGGCACGGATGCAGAGGCAGATGGAGCGCTGCCGGTGATGTGCGGCAAGGCGCTGGCCGAGCAGCTCGGCATCAAGACCGGCGACCGGCTGATGATTGTGGGTGTCGATGGTGGTGCAAATGGCTCGGCTCTTTCCGGAGCGCAGAGCGTGGTTGAGCTTTTATCCGGCCTCGATCTGCAGGTGGCCAGAGTTGCGGGCATCTACAACACCGGCCTGACCGAGGGGTTCGACGATCTGGTGGTGTTCGCCGGTCTGGGGCGGCTCCAGGCGCTCTACCATCCCGGCATGATTTCTGGCTACGAGGCTAACGTCACCGACCTGCGCAACCTCGACGCCATTTCGGCGCAAGTGACCGAGGCGCTCGGCTATCCCTTTTATTCCTACACGGTTTATCAGCGCTACTCAAACCTCTTCGAGTGGCTGAAGCTCCAGAAGAACATCACACCGCTCCTGATCGTGACCATCACGGTGGTGGCGGTGTTCAACATCGTTTCGACGCTGCTGGTGCTCATCATCGAAAAGACGAAGGAGATCGGGATGCTCTCAGCGCTCGGGCTTGAACCGGGCGGCATCAGCCGGGTGTTCATGGGGCAGGCGCTGATGATTGCGCTGGTGGGCATCGGCACGGGTAATCTGCTTGCGCTTGGGCTGTCGCTGTTCGAGCTGCACTTCCACCTCATCAAACTTCCTGAGGAGAGCTACTTCGTCAGCCAGGTGCCGATCCAGATCGACCCGATGAACTACCTGCTCGTCTCCGCTGCCGTGGCGCTGCTGACGCTGCTGTTTGCTTTCATTCCATCGCGTGTGGCTGCCTCGCTGCGGCCCAGCACGGCCCTGACCGTATGA